In Bacillaceae bacterium S4-13-56, a single window of DNA contains:
- the rpiA gene encoding ribose-5-phosphate isomerase RpiA, whose translation MLNDKDKNKKIAAEEAVGYIRDGMTIGLGSGSTVNCMLRKLAERIHSEGLDIVGIPTSLKTERLANELGIPLTDFSKIKKIDLAIDGADEVDQHLHLLKGGGGSLVREKIVDAMAEHLIIIVDHSKLVDHLGSFALPVEILPFGWNITQKQIARLGCEITLRKKENDIFMSDNGNYILDCTFNKITDPKSLHEELKLIVGVVETGLFVNMADLVIAGNGEHITKLTPTAEK comes from the coding sequence ATGCTAAATGATAAGGATAAAAATAAGAAAATAGCTGCCGAAGAAGCAGTTGGATATATTCGTGATGGTATGACCATCGGACTTGGCTCCGGGTCAACGGTGAATTGCATGTTGAGAAAGCTAGCTGAACGTATTCATAGTGAAGGATTAGATATTGTAGGAATACCTACTTCCTTAAAAACAGAACGACTTGCAAATGAACTAGGTATTCCTCTTACGGATTTTTCAAAAATTAAAAAAATTGACCTTGCTATTGATGGAGCTGATGAGGTGGATCAACATTTACATCTCTTAAAAGGTGGGGGAGGCTCCCTTGTTAGAGAAAAAATCGTTGATGCTATGGCAGAGCATCTGATCATAATAGTAGATCATTCAAAGCTTGTAGATCATTTGGGATCATTTGCTCTCCCTGTTGAAATTTTGCCATTTGGTTGGAATATTACACAAAAGCAAATTGCTCGGTTGGGCTGTGAGATAACCTTGCGAAAAAAAGAAAACGATATTTTTATGTCAGATAACGGAAATTATATTTTGGATTGTACGTTCAATAAAATTACTGATCCAAAAAGCTTACACGAGGAATTGAAGTTAATAGTTGGAGTGGTTGAGACGGGATTGTTTGTGAATATGGCTGATTTAGTTATAGCTGGTAATGGAGAGCACATCACCAAATTAACTCCAACTGCTGAAAAGTAG
- a CDS encoding sugar phosphate isomerase/epimerase — MSKVIIPLNAFDSNLVLDKGQAWFVKFIAQSGAFGIEIRRELFLNQDYKLEEIRNEIMKYNLFTVYSVPIELWNENGMLNKEKLETVCKEAQVLRANWVKVPLGHYHKEKSSLSELKKFLSFNNGIQWFVENDQTIYGGNVENLRLFFEECSKLHIPVKMTFDIGNWYFTDQNIPFALSCLSEYVGYIHLKKVIPQDGLITVPLDYDMDMEWAHILHQFPSNLERALEFPIALEDIQKYVNLVQLDLESSGKIL, encoded by the coding sequence TTGAGTAAAGTAATCATCCCATTAAATGCTTTTGATTCTAATTTAGTATTGGATAAAGGACAGGCTTGGTTTGTGAAATTCATTGCTCAGTCAGGAGCATTTGGAATAGAAATCAGGAGAGAGCTATTTTTAAATCAAGACTATAAACTTGAAGAAATTCGAAATGAGATTATGAAATACAATTTGTTTACCGTTTATTCCGTACCAATTGAGCTTTGGAATGAGAATGGGATGTTAAACAAAGAAAAGTTAGAGACCGTATGTAAGGAAGCTCAAGTTTTAAGGGCAAATTGGGTAAAGGTTCCTCTCGGTCACTATCATAAAGAGAAATCAAGCTTATCAGAATTAAAGAAATTTTTAAGTTTCAATAATGGCATTCAATGGTTTGTTGAAAATGACCAAACCATATATGGGGGAAATGTTGAAAATCTCCGTTTATTTTTCGAAGAATGCAGCAAACTTCATATTCCAGTAAAAATGACCTTTGATATTGGGAACTGGTATTTTACTGACCAAAATATCCCGTTTGCCCTTTCATGCTTGAGTGAATATGTAGGTTATATTCACCTTAAGAAGGTCATCCCTCAGGATGGACTCATAACAGTACCTTTAGATTATGACATGGATATGGAATGGGCTCATATTTTACATCAATTCCCTTCCAACCTTGAAAGAGCTTTGGAGTTCCCTATTGCTCTTGAGGACATCCAAAAGTATGTAAATTTGGTACAATTAGATCTGGAATCATCAGGAAAAATACTTTGA
- the pepF gene encoding oligoendopeptidase F, producing the protein MGTVKTRLTRQEVPEQQMWDLSDLFQSREEWQKELKMIEEVTTNVTKFKGKLGESGQTMLQCLDAYEKLVQRLTVLLTYASLKQSADSSDPVNQGDASRASDVASVVGAKLSFVESEIIGLPEETVKQFLAEEPQLQPFAKYISELQEKKVHALSLETEEVLAALGSTFNAPYVIYNRAKLSDMSFDSFENENGDRLPNSFALYEEGYVAEPSTTTRRNAFDSFVSTLKQYKNTVAATYATQVNQEIVTSRLRKFDSVTDMLLQPQQVTKEMYHNQLDVIQKELAPHMRKYAELKKKVLGLDKVMFCDLKAPLDPEFKLETSYGEACETILDSLQIMGPEYSNMVKRAMEERWVDYSDNVGKSTGAFCSSPYGVHPYILMTWSNSMHGAFTLAHELGHAGHFYLAAENQRLTNTRPSLYFIEAPSTMNEMLLGNYLFSNTKDARTKRWVILQQLGTYYHNFVTHLLEGELQRRVYSLAESGEPLTANVLSGLKGSILREFWGDTVEIDEGVSLTWMRQPHYYMGLYPYTYSAGLTVSTLVSQNILEEGKPAVDRWLEVLKAGGTLRPLDLIKKAGVDMSKPDAISQAVAHVGKLVDELIESYK; encoded by the coding sequence ATGGGAACTGTGAAAACGAGATTAACACGACAAGAAGTGCCGGAGCAACAAATGTGGGATTTAAGTGATTTGTTTCAAAGCCGGGAAGAGTGGCAGAAGGAATTAAAGATGATCGAAGAAGTGACTACGAATGTCACTAAATTTAAAGGGAAACTTGGGGAGTCTGGCCAGACCATGCTTCAATGCCTAGATGCATATGAGAAGTTGGTGCAGCGACTAACTGTCCTTCTTACCTATGCGAGTTTAAAGCAATCTGCAGATAGTTCGGACCCTGTTAATCAAGGGGATGCGTCCAGAGCCTCTGATGTGGCATCTGTTGTTGGTGCTAAACTTTCGTTCGTGGAGTCTGAGATTATTGGTTTACCAGAAGAAACGGTCAAACAGTTTTTAGCAGAAGAGCCGCAACTTCAACCTTTTGCCAAATACATATCGGAATTACAAGAGAAAAAAGTTCACGCACTTTCGTTAGAAACGGAAGAAGTGCTTGCTGCTTTAGGTTCTACTTTTAATGCGCCTTACGTTATCTATAATCGAGCCAAGCTTTCAGACATGTCTTTTGATTCTTTTGAAAATGAAAATGGGGATAGGCTTCCAAATTCATTCGCTTTGTATGAAGAAGGATATGTGGCTGAACCATCCACAACAACTCGACGAAATGCTTTTGATTCTTTCGTAAGCACTTTGAAGCAATACAAAAATACAGTGGCAGCTACCTATGCGACTCAGGTGAATCAAGAAATTGTAACCTCTCGTTTACGTAAGTTTGACTCTGTGACAGATATGCTTTTGCAACCACAACAAGTTACGAAAGAAATGTACCATAATCAGCTCGATGTCATTCAAAAAGAGTTAGCCCCACATATGCGTAAATACGCGGAATTAAAGAAAAAGGTTTTAGGGTTAGATAAAGTTATGTTTTGTGATTTAAAGGCTCCGCTTGATCCGGAATTTAAACTGGAAACTTCCTATGGAGAGGCCTGTGAAACCATACTAGATTCCTTGCAAATTATGGGTCCGGAATACAGTAATATGGTGAAAAGGGCGATGGAAGAACGTTGGGTAGATTATTCGGATAATGTTGGAAAATCGACGGGGGCTTTTTGTAGTAGTCCTTATGGAGTTCATCCCTATATTCTCATGACGTGGTCGAATTCCATGCATGGTGCTTTTACTTTAGCCCATGAATTGGGGCATGCTGGACATTTCTATTTAGCTGCGGAAAATCAACGGTTAACGAATACAAGACCCTCTCTTTACTTTATTGAGGCACCATCTACTATGAACGAAATGCTTCTTGGAAACTATTTGTTTTCTAATACGAAAGATGCTCGTACGAAACGATGGGTTATTTTGCAGCAGCTCGGGACGTACTATCATAACTTTGTGACCCATTTGCTTGAGGGGGAGCTACAACGAAGAGTTTATTCCTTAGCTGAGTCTGGGGAACCTTTGACAGCCAATGTATTATCGGGCTTGAAGGGCTCAATCTTGAGGGAGTTTTGGGGAGATACTGTGGAAATTGATGAGGGTGTGAGTCTGACTTGGATGCGCCAGCCTCACTACTACATGGGACTCTATCCTTATACGTATTCCGCTGGATTAACGGTTTCTACTCTCGTTTCTCAAAACATATTAGAAGAAGGCAAGCCTGCTGTTGACCGTTGGCTTGAGGTATTGAAAGCAGGTGGAACATTAAGACCACTTGATCTTATCAAAAAAGCCGGGGTCGACATGTCCAAACCAGACGCCATCAGCCAAGCCGTCGCACATGTTGGAAAACTAGTGGATGAACTGATCGAAAGCTACAAATAG
- the hxlA gene encoding 3-hexulose-6-phosphate synthase produces the protein MNLQLALDRLTKEKCIQIVDETFEFIDIIEIGTGVIKEYGMSIVREMRLLYPDKKILADMKTCDAGAHEAKQAFEAGADIITVMAFSSDATITDTLKVALEYEKQVMIDLLEVHSTDRIAQLHELGVKLVSLHVGKDKQQGGDSFHTELFNLVKGYDFEVTVAGGINLETLPNIITEKPNTIIVGSTITKSQTPKKTAQQMKQLLR, from the coding sequence TTGAACTTACAGCTTGCTTTAGACCGTTTAACTAAAGAAAAGTGTATACAAATTGTTGATGAAACCTTTGAATTTATAGATATTATTGAGATCGGGACCGGTGTCATTAAAGAGTATGGGATGTCCATTGTCCGGGAAATGCGTCTACTTTATCCTGATAAAAAGATTCTTGCTGATATGAAAACTTGTGATGCCGGTGCTCATGAAGCTAAACAGGCTTTCGAAGCGGGAGCAGATATTATTACAGTGATGGCTTTTTCTTCTGATGCGACGATTACAGATACATTAAAAGTGGCTCTGGAGTACGAAAAACAGGTTATGATAGATTTATTGGAAGTCCATTCCACAGATCGAATAGCTCAATTACATGAGCTAGGTGTAAAGCTTGTTAGTTTACATGTGGGAAAAGACAAACAACAGGGTGGAGACAGCTTCCATACAGAGCTATTTAACTTGGTGAAGGGCTACGATTTCGAAGTCACCGTAGCAGGCGGAATCAACCTAGAAACCTTACCAAACATCATAACAGAAAAACCTAACACAATTATTGTAGGAAGCACCATTACCAAATCACAAACCCCCAAAAAAACAGCCCAACAAATGAAACAACTGCTAAGATAG
- a CDS encoding TRAP transporter substrate-binding protein, giving the protein MKKFTILLALVTLIFLAACGNENETAGGETIKLIAAHNQTSTENPYHEGLLKFKEVAEAESDGAIEVEVHAGTIGTEESELVEKLQTGGADVVLVSPGFMTQTGVKEVDLFALPYLFTSYDHWEEVVDGEVGETVAELINDKSNNDFKIVGYWSAGVRHYYGKKPLASMDDLKGMTIRTQTSGVVADFWKQTGAVPTSVAWGELYQALQQGVVDSAENAYPYFVQQNHHTTKNGKYTTETGHDYTTRLLLVNGKKFDAYTDEQKEIILKAAEESVKTEREALYSQEDEYKQKLLDEGGEVNEIDRQPFIDIAKPLQDKAAEEMGVTEILQKIRDME; this is encoded by the coding sequence ATGAAAAAGTTTACAATATTGTTAGCACTTGTAACTTTGATTTTTCTAGCAGCTTGTGGTAACGAAAATGAAACTGCAGGAGGAGAAACGATTAAATTAATCGCAGCCCACAACCAAACTTCAACTGAAAATCCATACCATGAAGGATTGCTTAAGTTTAAAGAAGTAGCTGAAGCAGAATCTGATGGTGCAATTGAAGTAGAAGTACACGCTGGAACGATTGGAACAGAAGAATCAGAGCTTGTTGAAAAGCTTCAAACAGGTGGAGCTGACGTAGTTCTTGTATCACCAGGATTTATGACACAAACAGGTGTTAAAGAAGTAGATTTGTTTGCACTACCTTATCTATTTACTAGCTATGATCACTGGGAAGAAGTTGTAGATGGAGAAGTTGGAGAAACTGTAGCTGAGCTCATTAACGACAAATCAAATAACGACTTTAAGATTGTTGGATACTGGTCAGCTGGTGTTAGACATTACTATGGTAAAAAGCCACTTGCGAGCATGGATGATTTAAAAGGTATGACTATTAGAACGCAAACATCTGGTGTTGTTGCGGACTTCTGGAAGCAAACTGGTGCCGTACCAACTTCTGTAGCATGGGGAGAATTATATCAAGCTTTACAACAAGGTGTAGTAGATTCTGCTGAAAATGCATATCCATACTTTGTTCAACAAAATCATCACACAACTAAAAATGGTAAATACACCACTGAAACTGGCCATGACTATACAACAAGATTATTATTGGTAAATGGTAAAAAGTTTGATGCTTACACTGATGAGCAAAAAGAAATCATCTTGAAGGCAGCTGAAGAATCTGTAAAGACAGAGAGAGAAGCTCTTTATTCACAAGAAGATGAGTACAAGCAAAAGCTACTTGATGAAGGTGGAGAAGTAAACGAGATTGATAGACAACCATTTATTGATATTGCTAAGCCACTACAAGATAAGGCAGCAGAAGAAATGGGAGTTACTGAAATCCTTCAAAAGATCAGAGATATGGAATAA
- a CDS encoding bifunctional 4-hydroxy-2-oxoglutarate aldolase/2-dehydro-3-deoxy-phosphogluconate aldolase — MALIDMISEHKVVAIIRNANEENILPILKALHDGGVKAVEITAETPQFAKLIERAIADFKGKITIGAGTILDPETAITAILAGAEYIVSPTLNTETIKMSNRYGILNISGALTPTEILTAYEHGAGMVKVFPANAFGPPYIKNIHGPLPQIPIMATGGIRLDNMNDYLVNGCKAVGIGSNLVNVAKLQSVEDYQDLTLVASQFVKQLGE, encoded by the coding sequence ATGGCGCTTATTGATATGATCAGTGAACATAAAGTTGTAGCGATTATTAGAAATGCAAACGAGGAAAATATTTTACCGATTTTGAAAGCGCTTCATGATGGTGGCGTGAAAGCTGTTGAAATAACAGCTGAGACACCACAGTTTGCTAAGTTAATAGAAAGAGCCATAGCTGATTTTAAAGGAAAAATTACTATTGGTGCTGGTACCATTTTAGATCCAGAAACAGCAATAACTGCCATATTGGCAGGTGCTGAGTATATCGTTTCACCAACGCTGAACACGGAGACAATCAAAATGTCCAATAGGTATGGGATTTTGAATATTAGTGGGGCTCTCACTCCAACGGAAATTTTGACAGCCTATGAGCATGGAGCGGGTATGGTCAAGGTGTTTCCTGCTAATGCATTTGGACCTCCATATATTAAGAATATTCATGGTCCATTGCCACAAATTCCAATCATGGCAACTGGTGGAATTAGATTAGACAATATGAATGACTATTTAGTTAATGGTTGTAAGGCTGTAGGAATTGGAAGCAATCTAGTGAATGTAGCCAAGCTTCAATCCGTAGAAGACTATCAAGATTTAACTTTGGTAGCTAGTCAGTTTGTCAAACAATTAGGGGAGTAA
- a CDS encoding LacI family DNA-binding transcriptional regulator, with protein sequence MEKATMADVAQEAGVSKSTVSQYLNKRYEYMSEDTRKRIKEAIQELNYQPNYLARSLKQKRTSTVGIIVANIMHRLSTEVSRSIEDFFYKHDIHAIVCNADNDPVKEKKYIEMLRAKQVDGLIILPTGKNVDLYEAMVKEKYPVVFMDRKVPGIKAPFVVSNNIEGTESVIQHIIDHGHTKIAIATEPLIISPRVERHEGYKKALIKNGIEVNPQYMISSTVEEIKKDLNRLFDSEEPPTAIFAGSDIVFLEVLQFAKERNLEIGKSIALAVFDNIPFAHLLDPPVTTVAQAAYAMGRQAADLLLRQINKEEIKMEVKTFPTELIIRDSTLKIN encoded by the coding sequence ATGGAAAAAGCGACTATGGCAGATGTTGCACAAGAAGCTGGTGTTTCTAAAAGCACTGTCTCTCAATATTTAAATAAGCGCTATGAATACATGAGTGAAGATACTAGAAAAAGAATAAAAGAAGCTATTCAGGAGTTGAATTATCAGCCCAATTATCTTGCGAGGAGTCTTAAGCAAAAAAGAACTTCTACTGTTGGAATTATAGTCGCTAATATTATGCACAGACTCTCGACAGAAGTTAGTCGTTCCATTGAAGATTTTTTCTACAAGCATGATATACATGCCATTGTTTGTAATGCAGATAATGATCCTGTGAAGGAAAAAAAGTATATTGAAATGTTAAGAGCAAAGCAGGTGGATGGACTTATTATTTTGCCTACTGGTAAAAATGTGGATCTCTATGAAGCTATGGTCAAAGAAAAATACCCAGTTGTTTTTATGGACCGAAAAGTGCCAGGCATCAAAGCTCCATTTGTTGTGTCTAATAACATTGAAGGAACAGAATCTGTTATTCAACACATCATTGATCATGGCCACACGAAGATTGCCATTGCTACGGAACCCCTTATTATTTCTCCACGAGTGGAAAGACATGAGGGATATAAGAAAGCCCTCATAAAAAACGGGATCGAGGTAAACCCTCAATATATGATTAGCTCGACTGTGGAAGAAATAAAAAAGGATTTGAATCGATTATTTGATTCAGAAGAGCCTCCTACTGCCATTTTTGCTGGAAGTGATATTGTTTTTCTTGAAGTGCTTCAATTTGCGAAAGAACGCAATCTAGAAATTGGAAAATCTATCGCGTTAGCCGTATTTGATAATATCCCGTTTGCGCATTTATTAGATCCTCCTGTAACAACAGTTGCTCAAGCTGCTTATGCAATGGGAAGACAGGCTGCGGATTTATTGTTGAGACAGATTAATAAAGAGGAAATCAAAATGGAAGTAAAAACATTTCCTACGGAGTTGATCATCAGAGATTCTACTCTAAAAATCAATTAA
- a CDS encoding TRAP transporter large permease, whose translation MGFILVGLFIILLFIGVPIAFVIGIVALLGIINIEYIPEMTVPMKMLNGLDSFVLLAVPLFILAANLMNSGKISEKMIQLALAIVGPIRGGLAHANILVSMMFAGVSGASQADTAGVGKILIPSMIKNGYDKGTAVGVTAASSTIGVIIPPSIPMIIFAGIANASVGSLFLGGIVPGVLIGFGMMLFTYILAVKRNYPKSARTEFTKFLKLLLETLPALLTVVIIIGGIISGLFTATEAAAIASLYTLLISMFFYKTLKLKDLPKILLDTLALSSLSLFALATASALGELMSYYQLGTVAQEFFANNIGSKTIFIIILIGFFLFIGTFMDAIPAMILFVPVILPTALQFGIDPVHLGLIVIITLAIGLVTPPYGLCLLLAAKIGDLSIERSFKSVIPYITIVLIVLIFIAFFPDIAFYIPKMINPNLF comes from the coding sequence ATGGGATTCATTCTAGTAGGTTTGTTTATTATTTTACTATTTATTGGGGTTCCGATCGCATTTGTCATTGGCATTGTCGCTTTACTAGGGATTATTAATATCGAGTACATTCCTGAAATGACAGTTCCAATGAAAATGCTAAACGGTCTAGATTCGTTCGTTTTATTAGCGGTTCCGTTATTCATCTTAGCTGCCAATTTAATGAACTCCGGAAAAATTTCAGAAAAAATGATCCAGCTTGCGCTTGCTATCGTAGGACCTATCCGTGGTGGTTTAGCACATGCCAATATTCTAGTGTCTATGATGTTCGCTGGAGTATCCGGGGCTTCTCAAGCTGATACTGCTGGAGTTGGAAAAATTTTAATTCCAAGCATGATTAAAAATGGATACGACAAAGGAACGGCTGTAGGGGTTACAGCAGCGTCATCTACGATAGGGGTTATCATCCCGCCAAGTATTCCTATGATTATTTTTGCTGGGATTGCGAATGCTTCCGTTGGTAGTCTTTTTCTTGGAGGAATTGTGCCTGGAGTATTAATTGGGTTCGGCATGATGCTCTTTACGTATATTTTAGCAGTCAAAAGAAATTATCCAAAATCTGCTCGAACAGAGTTTACTAAGTTTCTTAAGCTTTTATTGGAAACCCTGCCTGCCTTATTGACGGTAGTCATTATTATCGGGGGAATTATCTCTGGTTTATTTACAGCAACTGAAGCGGCTGCTATTGCCTCTTTATATACTTTATTAATCAGTATGTTTTTCTATAAAACATTGAAATTGAAGGATTTACCTAAGATATTGCTTGATACACTGGCATTAAGTTCTTTATCCCTCTTTGCATTAGCTACGGCGAGTGCTTTAGGAGAATTGATGAGTTATTATCAATTAGGAACAGTTGCACAAGAATTTTTTGCTAATAATATTGGATCTAAAACGATCTTCATTATTATTTTAATTGGATTCTTCTTGTTCATTGGTACCTTTATGGACGCGATTCCAGCGATGATTCTGTTCGTACCAGTTATTTTACCAACAGCACTTCAATTTGGTATTGATCCTGTTCACCTAGGTCTAATCGTGATAATTACATTAGCCATTGGACTAGTTACCCCACCTTATGGGCTCTGTCTATTACTTGCAGCCAAAATTGGGGACCTGTCCATTGAACGTTCGTTTAAATCAGTTATTCCTTACATTACGATTGTTTTAATCGTGCTCATCTTTATTGCCTTCTTCCCTGATATAGCTTTTTATATTCCGAAGATGATTAATCCTAACTTATTCTAA
- a CDS encoding VanZ family protein, whose protein sequence is MQLDYELVFGMDKQMHLFSYLVISLIIGLMMIAFSDKNVANRRVGYIWMILVTFGIFEEYRQYLLPNRSAEFLDVVANMLGVSMGLGVAVLIGYVFRNRRNFATKGIVVYGIILIPLILGLLFINERPFVTFDEPTQEKR, encoded by the coding sequence ATGCAGCTGGATTATGAACTTGTTTTTGGAATGGATAAGCAGATGCACTTGTTTAGCTATTTAGTAATTTCATTAATTATAGGTTTGATGATGATAGCCTTTTCAGATAAGAATGTAGCCAATAGAAGAGTAGGATACATATGGATGATCTTAGTAACTTTTGGGATTTTCGAAGAGTATAGACAGTACTTACTGCCTAATAGGAGTGCTGAGTTTTTAGATGTAGTTGCCAATATGTTGGGTGTAAGCATGGGATTGGGAGTGGCGGTGCTTATTGGATATGTTTTTAGAAATAGACGTAATTTTGCTACTAAGGGTATTGTGGTATACGGTATTATCTTAATTCCGTTGATTTTGGGTTTATTGTTCATAAATGAAAGACCATTTGTTACATTTGATGAACCTACCCAAGAGAAAAGATAG
- a CDS encoding sugar kinase: MNDVITIGEAMIAFNPGSTGPMKFVNNFEKKVGGAELNLAIGCARLGLKAGYISRLGNDEFGKYIQTFARGEGIDISQVKLVNGYPTSVNFKEIMEDGSVRTFFYRDKSPVLSMTPDDLDEEYFKNAKILHLTGIFPAINPKNMEIIERAISLAKKYNLKISFDPNIRLRMWSKSEARECLLKILPHVDILLAGDEEMDIIIGEKDPQKIVEAIKEMDISYIAIKQGEKGSVGYFNGQYVEAPPVKASKVVDTVGAGDGFNSGIIYGILNNWSLEKTLEFANTIGSMVVSVKGDNEGLPYYEDVQSQLGETERIER; the protein is encoded by the coding sequence ATGAATGATGTCATTACTATAGGCGAAGCCATGATTGCTTTTAATCCAGGTTCCACTGGCCCAATGAAGTTTGTAAATAACTTTGAAAAAAAAGTTGGTGGTGCTGAGCTTAATCTGGCCATTGGCTGTGCACGACTAGGTCTCAAGGCGGGTTATATCAGCAGACTAGGGAATGACGAGTTTGGTAAGTATATTCAAACCTTTGCGCGAGGAGAAGGAATTGATATTTCACAAGTAAAACTTGTAAATGGATATCCAACCTCTGTGAATTTTAAAGAAATTATGGAAGACGGAAGTGTCCGTACCTTTTTCTATCGAGATAAATCACCTGTGTTGTCCATGACACCCGATGATTTAGATGAGGAATATTTTAAAAATGCCAAGATATTACATTTGACTGGTATTTTTCCTGCTATTAACCCTAAAAATATGGAAATTATAGAACGTGCTATTTCATTAGCAAAAAAATATAACTTAAAAATATCCTTTGATCCTAATATCCGACTTCGGATGTGGAGTAAATCAGAAGCAAGGGAGTGCCTGTTGAAAATTCTACCCCATGTAGATATTTTGCTTGCAGGGGATGAGGAAATGGATATTATTATTGGAGAAAAAGATCCTCAAAAGATTGTGGAGGCAATAAAGGAGATGGACATCTCTTATATTGCTATTAAACAGGGAGAAAAAGGCTCTGTTGGATATTTTAATGGGCAATATGTAGAGGCTCCGCCTGTTAAAGCTTCTAAGGTAGTGGATACAGTTGGCGCAGGAGACGGATTTAACTCAGGAATTATTTATGGGATTTTAAATAATTGGTCTTTAGAAAAAACCCTAGAATTTGCAAATACGATTGGTTCCATGGTAGTAAGTGTGAAGGGTGACAATGAAGGGCTCCCTTATTATGAGGATGTTCAAAGTCAACTTGGCGAAACTGAGAGAATTGAAAGATAG
- the hxlB gene encoding 6-phospho-3-hexuloisomerase, whose protein sequence is MRNEIEAIASEVREVLQRVNPEQTEQLAGELDKAQRIFMAGTGRSGLVGKMIAMRLMHIGYQVFVVGETITPSIESDDLLLVISGSGSTRTLKCYADQAKSIGAKVALVTTNENSPIGELSICNVFIPAATKKRLANEPNTIQPLGSQFDQSAHLLLDAVVVYLLKKQDRKDDSSLNKQHANLE, encoded by the coding sequence ATGAGGAATGAAATTGAGGCAATAGCCAGTGAAGTTCGAGAGGTTTTACAAAGGGTGAACCCAGAACAAACCGAACAATTGGCGGGTGAACTTGATAAGGCCCAACGAATATTTATGGCAGGAACCGGTCGCTCTGGTTTAGTTGGCAAGATGATTGCCATGCGTTTGATGCATATTGGATATCAAGTATTTGTTGTTGGGGAGACTATAACACCAAGTATTGAAAGTGACGATCTTTTGCTGGTTATCTCAGGATCAGGCAGTACAAGAACTTTGAAATGTTATGCAGATCAGGCAAAGAGTATTGGAGCAAAGGTCGCTTTAGTAACAACTAATGAAAATTCACCAATTGGTGAACTAAGCATTTGTAATGTCTTCATTCCAGCTGCAACTAAAAAAAGATTGGCGAATGAACCAAATACGATTCAGCCACTTGGTAGTCAGTTTGATCAGTCAGCGCACTTATTATTAGATGCAGTTGTTGTCTATCTTTTAAAAAAGCAAGATAGAAAAGATGATTCAAGTCTAAACAAACAACACGCTAACTTGGAATAG
- a CDS encoding TRAP transporter small permease, whose translation MNRFIRTLEKIQLIVGGIFLTIFFAAILIQIVTRKIGVSVIWTEELANYSFIWAIFMGAAVMVNRKEHFTFDLLQKKLSGKKRVILNLVIDSILVAFNIAIFIYSLQVVQRFWNYNWTALPSMKMGYVWISLPIMAGTMIIYLISHLIEHVKTLKAREVSE comes from the coding sequence ATGAACCGATTTATTCGCACACTAGAAAAAATCCAATTAATTGTAGGGGGAATCTTTTTAACTATATTCTTCGCTGCAATTTTGATTCAAATCGTTACTCGTAAAATTGGCGTATCTGTTATATGGACAGAAGAGCTTGCCAACTATTCATTTATTTGGGCCATCTTTATGGGTGCTGCTGTTATGGTAAATCGTAAGGAGCATTTCACTTTCGATCTTTTGCAAAAAAAGTTGAGTGGGAAAAAGCGAGTTATATTGAATCTAGTGATTGATTCCATTCTAGTTGCATTCAATATTGCTATTTTTATTTATAGTCTTCAGGTAGTACAAAGATTCTGGAATTATAATTGGACAGCACTACCTTCCATGAAAATGGGTTACGTATGGATTTCCCTGCCGATTATGGCAGGTACCATGATTATTTATTTAATCTCACATTTAATTGAGCATGTAAAGACTTTAAAAGCAAGGGAGGTAAGTGAATAA